The following proteins come from a genomic window of Larimichthys crocea isolate SSNF chromosome III, L_crocea_2.0, whole genome shotgun sequence:
- the mccc2 gene encoding methylcrotonoyl-CoA carboxylase beta chain, mitochondrial translates to MLLRTARPWLVHCRSLPLACTRSYYADKVARLGSQPDKQSSEYQENHERMQVLVDELKNRADKIKLGGGEKARRLHTSRGKLLPRERIDRLLDPGTPFLEFSQFAAYELYGKEEVPAGGILTGIGRVSGVECVIVANDATVKGGTYYPVTVKKHLRAQEIAQQNHLPCIYLVDSGGANLPRQADVFPDRDHFGRIFYNQARLSSEGIAQVAVVMGSCTAGGAYVPAMADESIIVRKQGTIFLGGPPLVKAATGEEVSAEDLGGADLHCKKSGVTDHYALDDNHALHLARKVVRSLNYRKNIEVTTEPTEAPLFPADELYGIVGDNLKRNFDVREVIARIVDGSKFDEFKAFYGDTLVTGFARIFGYPVGIIGNNGVLFSESAKKGTHFIELCCQRNIPLIFLQNITGFMVGREYEAGGIAKDGAKMVTAVACANVPKITVIIGGSYGAGNYGMCGRAYSPRFLYMWPNSRISVMGGEQAATVLATITKDQRAREGKEFTAEQEAAMKQPIVRRFEEEGSPYYSSARLWDDGIIDPADTRLVLGLSLSAALNAPTKKTRFGVFRM, encoded by the exons ATGCTTCTCCGGACGGCCAGACCATGGTTGGTCCACTGCAGGAGTCTGCCTCTGGCTTGCACAAGGTCATACTACGCCGATAAAGTAGCTCGCCTCGGCTCTCAGCCGGACAAGCAGTCCTCTGAATACCAG GAAAATCATGAGCGAATGCAAGTTCTCGTTGATGAACTGAAGAACCGGGCAGACAAGATTAAATTAG GTGGGGGAGAAAAAGCCAGAAGACTTCATACTTCTCGTGGGAAGCTCCTGCCAAGAGAGCGTATAGACAGATTGCTGGATCCAGG GACCCCTTTCTTGGAGTTCTCTCAGTTTGCGGCATATGAGTTGTATGGAAAAGAGGAAGTCCCAGCAGGCGGTATACTTACAGGGATTGGGCGGGTTTCAGG GGTGGAATGTGTTATTGTTGCAAATGATGCTACTGTCAAAGGGGGAACATACTATCCAGTCACAGTGAAGAAACACCTGCGTGCACAAGAAATAGCCCAGCAGAACCATTTGCCATGCATTTACTTGG TGGATTCAGGAGGGGCCAATCTACCCAGACAGGCCGATGTCTTCCCAGACAGAGATCACTTTGGACGCATTTTCTACAACCAGGCCAGGTTGTCTTCAGAGGGGATTGCACAG GTTGCTGTTGTGATGGGCTCCTGCACCGCTGGGGGAGCGTATGTACCTGCCATGGCAGATGAGAGCATCATTGTGCGGAAACAAGGAACCATCTTCCTGGGAGGACCTCCGTTG gtcaaAGCTGCCACTGGGGAAGAAGTTTCTGCAGAGGACCTCGGTGGTGCTGATCTCCACTGCAA AAAATCTGGCGTGACAGACCACTATGCATTAGACGATAACCATGCGCTCCATTTAGCAAGAAAGGTGGTGAGAAGCCTCAACTACAGGAAAAATATCGAG GTCACCACAGAACCTACTGAAGCTCCTCTCTTCCCTGCAGATGAACTCTACGGCATAGTTGGAGATAACTTGAAACGCAACTTTGATGTCAGAGAG GTCATCGCCAGAATCGTAGATGGTAGTAAATTTGATGAGTTCAAGGCTTTCTATGGAGACACACTTGTTACAG GATTTGCAAGAATATTTGGTTACCCTGTGGGAATCATCGGCAACAACGGAGTCTTGTTTTCAGAGTCTGCAAAAAAG GGGACACATTTCATCGAGTTATGCTGCCAACGAAATATCCCTCTTATTTTTCTCCAAAACATAACAG GCTTCATGGTGGGTAGAGAGTATGAAGCAGGGGGAATTGCAAAGGATGGAGCCAAGATGGTGACTGCAGTCGCCTGTGCCAATGTACCCAAGATTACTGTTATCATTGGCGGCTCTTATGGTGCAGGGAACTATGGCATGTGCGGCAGAGCCTACAG cCCTCGATTCCTGTACATGTGGCCAAATTCCCGGATCTCTGTAATGGGTGGTGAGCAAGCAGCCACTGTCCTGGCCACCATCACCAAGGATCAGAGGGCACGCGAGGGAAAAGAG TTCACAGCAGAGCAGGAGGCTGCCATGAAGCAACCAATAGTGCGGCGCTTTGAAGAGGAAGGCAGTCCATACTACTCGAGTGCTAG attGTGGGATGACGGCATTATTGATCCTGCTGATACTCGTCTGGTTTTGGGACTGAGCCTCAGCGCAGCGTTGAATGCTCCAACGAAGAAGACGCGTTTTGGAGTATTCAGGATGTAA